The following coding sequences lie in one Arachis ipaensis cultivar K30076 chromosome B05, Araip1.1, whole genome shotgun sequence genomic window:
- the LOC110271993 gene encoding uncharacterized protein LOC110271993 gives MDENMVSTIKDYQRFFNLDTTGDIDNDTYQQILLPRCGLPGMNVTYDLPVNFSWPQGTLLFANSTKILTYGFDPRILNFTETTFKDGNIKIVFMDLSNNGTIGDEFGAALYEGSSFGIMVMDSSKTWVLPNVKTMQCRSNSYISLVSLVINIQTHNMVLTLVGDSFWHLCFLDLLPWFCSKFQLSCALENPFHYRYGKINVNQLYFGILKYH, from the exons atggatgaaaacatggtaTCAACTATTAAGGATTACCAACGGTTCTTCAATTTGGACACTACCGGAGACATAGACAATGATACGTATCAGCAGATATTGCTGCCGCGCTGCGGTTTGCCGGGTATGAACGTTACTTATGACCTCCCTGTGAACTTCTCATGGCCTCAAGGGACTCTGTTGTTCGCTAACAGCACCAAGATCCTCACGTATGGGTTCGACCCAag GATTCTGAACTTCACAGAGACAACATTCAAAGATGGCAACATCAAGATTGTGTTCATGGACCTTTCTAACAACGGGACGATCGGAGACGAGTTTGGGGCAGCACTTTATGAAGGCTCTAGTTTCGGGATCATGGTAATGGACAGCTCTAAAACATGGGTGCTTCCAAATGTTAAGACAATGCAGTGCAGATCCAACAGTTATATTTCCTTGGTAAGCCTAGTAATCAACATTCAAACTCACAACATGGTGTTGACACTGGTAGGGGATTCATTTTGGCATCTGTGTTTCTTGGATTTGCTTCCATGGTTCTGTTCTAAATTCCAGTTATCTTGTGCACTGGAAAATCCATTTCATTATAGGTATGGCAAAATCAATGTGAATCAATTGTATTTTGGAATTCTAAAGTATCATTAA